Proteins co-encoded in one bacterium genomic window:
- a CDS encoding thioredoxin domain-containing protein, with amino-acid sequence MTVNLTQTNPGHSSRKKLAAFSLAAAILVLAGMWYAGRRGIIALDFGGRNKGGAKVSVENKVSGPGAGYLEGLAASPVRNKRDHEINWMDWGEEAFERAKQEGKLLLLDLTAPWCHWCHVMDETTYSTPEVIDFINKHFVAIRVDADRHPEVEKAYISGGWPTTAILLQSGETLASLTYVPPDRMMDWMQQVLEAYEEQKDDIAGKVAAQRAGFLAQAETAAASGNLPDAHAVSLRLTGAILDSFDEQYGGFGAEENGFKPKFPQPAVAETLMAILSDREDKIIRDTLSLTLEKQRGIIDPVWGGFFRYSVDRQWKTPHYEKMLGDQANLLLNYLHYWQLTDDAWAKDVCLDIVRYVENWLSGPEWELWASQDADLGSHDASALFMPGEEYFPKGDAERRKLGIPHIDKDVLATWSAKMAAALIEYGAATENWDYVIKGERTLSGIADKMKSADGWIRHSLKRDDQEKPTLSDQTAYGIAALKAHAFTGKLEWLDSAIEMGNTVISLFEDTQSGGYYFQPFDPKAKGNLLFLGKPFEENCEAARFLSDLARVTGDSKYAESAKRALEFASAGYAKYGHMAAPFYLALRSLEEIDPKLVVVLADGKQPDEKELVELARFGTRGTVVRFLNTDSGKSEIKLGDLVFPAADESKVYLCVGTTCFSPVSLGEKGLAGKLNKLADRKR; translated from the coding sequence GTGACCGTAAATCTTACGCAAACAAATCCTGGACACTCCAGCAGGAAGAAGCTGGCCGCGTTCTCGCTGGCCGCGGCAATACTCGTTCTTGCGGGAATGTGGTACGCCGGAAGGCGGGGGATTATCGCGCTCGATTTCGGCGGGCGAAACAAAGGCGGTGCGAAAGTGTCGGTAGAAAACAAGGTATCGGGGCCTGGCGCGGGCTACTTGGAAGGTCTGGCGGCAAGTCCGGTGCGAAACAAGCGGGATCATGAAATCAATTGGATGGATTGGGGAGAAGAAGCGTTTGAGCGGGCGAAGCAAGAAGGCAAGCTGCTGCTGCTTGACTTGACCGCGCCGTGGTGTCACTGGTGCCATGTGATGGACGAGACCACCTATTCCACGCCGGAAGTGATCGACTTTATTAACAAGCACTTTGTTGCGATTAGGGTGGACGCGGACAGGCATCCGGAGGTTGAAAAAGCGTACATCAGCGGCGGATGGCCGACAACAGCGATACTTCTTCAAAGCGGCGAGACGTTGGCAAGCCTGACCTACGTTCCGCCGGATCGCATGATGGACTGGATGCAGCAGGTTTTGGAAGCCTACGAGGAACAAAAGGACGATATCGCCGGCAAGGTGGCGGCGCAGCGCGCGGGATTTCTGGCACAGGCGGAAACCGCGGCCGCTTCGGGCAATCTTCCGGATGCACACGCCGTATCGCTCCGCCTTACCGGCGCGATCCTCGACAGCTTCGACGAGCAGTACGGCGGATTCGGCGCAGAGGAAAACGGTTTCAAACCGAAGTTCCCACAGCCCGCGGTTGCGGAAACGTTGATGGCGATTTTGTCGGATAGAGAAGACAAGATTATCCGCGACACGCTTTCACTAACGTTGGAAAAGCAGCGCGGAATAATCGATCCGGTCTGGGGCGGATTTTTCCGGTACAGCGTGGACCGACAATGGAAAACGCCGCACTACGAGAAAATGCTGGGTGATCAGGCGAACTTGCTATTGAATTACTTGCATTACTGGCAGTTAACGGATGACGCGTGGGCAAAGGATGTATGTCTCGACATCGTACGGTATGTCGAAAACTGGCTTTCCGGACCGGAATGGGAGCTTTGGGCAAGCCAGGACGCCGATCTTGGCAGCCACGACGCAAGCGCGCTGTTTATGCCGGGCGAGGAGTACTTTCCGAAAGGAGACGCGGAGAGGCGTAAGTTGGGCATTCCGCATATAGACAAGGATGTGCTGGCCACCTGGTCGGCGAAAATGGCCGCGGCACTAATCGAATACGGGGCGGCGACAGAAAACTGGGACTACGTCATTAAAGGCGAGCGGACGCTGTCCGGCATAGCGGATAAAATGAAATCCGCGGATGGATGGATCAGGCACAGTCTGAAAAGAGATGACCAGGAAAAACCAACGCTTTCCGATCAGACGGCGTATGGGATTGCTGCTTTAAAGGCCCACGCATTCACGGGAAAACTCGAATGGCTGGATTCTGCGATCGAGATGGGGAATACTGTGATTTCGCTATTTGAAGACACACAATCCGGGGGATACTATTTCCAGCCGTTCGATCCGAAAGCGAAGGGCAATTTGCTGTTCCTCGGCAAACCGTTCGAGGAAAACTGCGAAGCCGCGCGGTTCCTTTCGGATCTAGCGCGCGTTACCGGAGATTCCAAATACGCGGAATCGGCAAAGCGGGCTCTGGAGTTTGCCAGCGCGGGATATGCGAAGTACGGCCACATGGCCGCGCCGTTCTATCTCGCTCTGCGCTCTTTAGAGGAAATCGATCCAAAGCTCGTGGTGGTTTTGGCTGACGGAAAGCAGCCCGACGAAAAGGAGCTTGTGGAGCTGGCACGATTTGGAACACGCGGAACAGTTGTTAGATTCCTGAACACCGACTCCGGCAAATCTGAAATAAAGCTGGGTGACCTTGTCTTTCCGGCGGCTGACGAGTCAAAGGTTTATCTTTGCGTGGGTACAACCTGCTTCAGCCCGGTTTCGCTTGGCGAAAAGGGGCTGGCCGGCAAATTAAATAAGTTGGCAGATAGGAAACGATAG
- a CDS encoding peroxiredoxin produces MASVSIVGGFILLLLIAFFLISQDLAAEDKLPFNKGDAAPSFAVKDSEGKTYKSEELYKTGPVLLIFYPGDETPGCTKQLCAVRDDYAMFAEHGILPFGVNNADAESHNRFIEKQDFQFPIFVDEGFKVSKAIGAYKNGDPHITRTVVLVGKGGKILFYERGMPEHSAIMNAFHESMGGECPVCAAAAESAQGAASTAGSGSANETGCSCGAGCGCGGNPCKCHG; encoded by the coding sequence ATGGCATCGGTAAGCATCGTAGGCGGTTTCATACTGCTGTTGTTAATCGCGTTTTTCCTTATATCGCAAGATCTTGCGGCCGAAGACAAGCTTCCGTTTAATAAAGGAGACGCCGCGCCGTCGTTCGCGGTGAAGGATTCCGAAGGCAAAACATACAAAAGCGAGGAGCTGTACAAAACGGGGCCGGTGCTTTTAATCTTTTATCCCGGCGACGAGACTCCTGGATGCACCAAACAGCTATGTGCGGTGCGTGACGACTATGCAATGTTTGCAGAACACGGGATTCTTCCGTTCGGCGTGAACAACGCGGATGCCGAATCGCACAACCGGTTTATCGAGAAACAGGATTTTCAATTCCCGATTTTCGTGGATGAAGGATTCAAAGTCTCGAAAGCAATCGGCGCGTACAAGAACGGCGATCCGCATATCACGCGCACGGTCGTGCTGGTAGGCAAAGGCGGCAAAATCCTATTCTACGAGCGCGGAATGCCGGAGCATTCGGCGATCATGAATGCGTTTCATGAATCCATGGGCGGCGAATGTCCGGTCTGCGCCGCTGCGGCGGAAAGCGCGCAAGGCGCGGCTTCGACTGCCGGTTCCGGAAGCGCGAATGAAACAGGGTGCTCCTGCGGCGCGGGATGCGGATGCGGCGGCAATCCCTGCAAGTGCCACGGCTAG